One genomic segment of Panicum virgatum strain AP13 chromosome 2N, P.virgatum_v5, whole genome shotgun sequence includes these proteins:
- the LOC120658556 gene encoding uncharacterized protein LOC120658556, with amino-acid sequence MGKSKKSKARGGGDDLLDSSDADSVSSSSTALSDLSISYATEHVNSQEFVLDKYIDDLYEKRGSTREAALVKLVDAFESFMLHGLVENKYATLLSQFNNSVKKGSTKEVFLASRAIGLLAITLGAGSSSHEIMEESHPQLCRVLQAWSDAAKMISALDCLAVITFVGATDLAETELSLKAMWDVIHPKSGSNVGTVRKPKPPVLAAAISAWTFLLTTIGSWRINPNSWKEPIAFLSTLLEAEDRAVRMAAGEALVLCFELNLLDVSSCEDGDANTGGTGGSKNRLFLDMQALKAKISGLASNLSAEAGGKGADKKNLTDQRDLFQRILDFVKYGESPEESIKIAGKRDVLRVSSWSELIQLNFLKRFLGKGFLKHVKENGLLQDIFDIKVDTTETLSSTDKKIFRSEEEKERALKLNKERRLAQARKNAAMLVE; translated from the exons ATGGGGAAAA GCAAAAAGAGCAAGGCCCGCGGCGGTGGGGACGATCTGCTCGACAGCAGCGACGCCGACAGCGTAAGCTCCTCGTCCACCGCTCTGTCGGATCTCTCCATCTCGTACGCCACCGAGCACGTCAACTCGCAGGAGTTCGTCCTCGACAAGTACATCGACGACCTCTACGAAAAGAG GGGATCTACAAGAGAGGCAGCATTGGTTAAACTGGTTGATGCCTTCGAAAGTTTTATGCTTCATGGTCTTGTGGAGAACAA GTATGCTACTCTGCTAAGTCAATTCAACAATTCTGTGAAAAAAGGATCTACTAAGGAGGTTTTTCTGGCATCTCGTGCCATCG GGTTATTGGCCATTACGCTCGGTGCTGGGAGCAGTTCACATGAAATTATGGAGGAGTCACATCCCCAACTTTGTAGAGTACTTCAAGCTTGGTCTGATGCTGCAAAGATGATATCT GCACTTGATTGTTTGGCTGTCATCACATTTGTTGGTGCAACTGATCTGGCTGAAACAGAGCTATCTTTGAAAGCAATGTGGGATGTGATTCATCCAAAGTCTGGTTCAAAT GTGGGAACTGTTAGGAAACCTAAGCCTCCTGTGTTAGCAGCTGCTATATCTGCATGGACATTTCTCCTGACTACTATTGGTTCATGGAGGATAAATCCCAACAGTTGGAAAGA GCCCATTGCATTTCTCTCTACTCTTTTAGAAGCAGAGGATCGTGCTGTTCGAATGGCTGCTGGTGAAGCAttggttttgtgctttgagttaAATCTGCTCGATGTTTCTTCTTGTGAAGATGGTGATGCCAACACAGGAGGAACTGGTGGTTCTAAGAACAGGCTTTTCTTGGATATGCAAGCTTTAaaagccaaaatatctggtctAGCGTCTAATCTCTCTGCAGAGGCTGGGGGTAAAGGTGCAGACAAGAAAAACCTTACTGATCAAAGAGACTTGTTTCAACGAATCTTGGATTTTGTCAAG TATGGAGAATCCCCTGAAGAATCAATCAAGATTGCTGGAAAGCGTGATGTCTTAAGGGTTTCATCATGGTCTGAACTAATCCAG TTGAATTTCTTAAAGCGGTTCCTTGGGAAAGGCTTTCTGAAGCATGTGAAG GAGAATGGACTTCTTCAAGATATATTTGACATTAAAGTTGACACTACTGAAACTTTGTCATCCACTGATAAG AAAATCTTTCGGTctgaagaggaaaaagaaagagcTCTGAAATTGAACAAGGAGCGTCGTCTAGCCCAG GCGAGGAAGAACGCTGCTATGTTGGTCGAGTAA
- the LOC120658515 gene encoding LOW QUALITY PROTEIN: pentatricopeptide repeat-containing protein At1g25360-like (The sequence of the model RefSeq protein was modified relative to this genomic sequence to represent the inferred CDS: inserted 1 base in 1 codon), translating to MPPPPAVTSLPYQCSVLLRRLAAPLPXSSFLRALRCLHARLLASGLLHAPSHLHPTLRLIHLYTLAHDLPAAALLFHSNPCPVAATSLVAAHAAAGRLPAAVSFFDAVPPARRDTVLHNAVISAYARASRAAPAVAVFRSLLASGFLRPDDYSFTALLSAAAHLPNLSVRHCAQLRCSVLKSGAGSALSVCNALIALYMKCDAPGATRDARKLLDEMPAKDELTWTTMVVGYVRRGDICAARSIFEEVDGKFDVVWNAMISGYVQSGLVEEAFELFRRMVLGRVPLDEFTFTSVLSACANAGFFVLGKSVHGLIIRLQPDFVPEAALPVNNALVTLYSKGGKIAVAKRIFDSMKSKDVVSWNTILSGYVESNCLDKAVEVFKEMPYKNELSWMVMVSGYVHGGHAEDALKLFNWMRAEDVKPCDYTYAGAIAACGELGALKHGKQLHGHLVQLGFEGSNSAGNALITMYAKCGAVKEVHLVFLVMPNVDSVSWNAMISALGQHGHGREALDLFDQMVAEGMYPDRISYLTVLTACNHAGLVDEGFHYFEFMKREFGIIPGEDHYARLIDLLGRAGRIGEARDLIKTIPFEPTPSIWEAILSGCRTNGDMELGAYAADQLFKMTPQHDGTYILLSNTYSAAGRWVDAARVRKLMRDRGVKKEPGCSWIEVGNKVHVFLVGDTKHPEAHEVYHFLEMVGAKMRKLGYLPDTKVVLHDMEPHQKEHILFAHSERLAVGFGLIKLPPGATVTVLKNLKICADCHAAIMFMSKAVGREIVVRDVRRFHHFKDGECSCGNYW from the exons atgccaccgccgcccgccgtcaccTCGCTGCCCTACCAATGCTCCGTCCTCCTGCGGCGCCTCGCCGCTCCCTtgc cctcctccttcctccgcgCCCTCCGCTGCCTCCACGCGCGCCTCCTCGCCTCCGGGCTCCTCCACGCGCCGTCGCACCTGCACCCCACGCTCCGCCTCATCCACCTCTACACCCTGGCCCAcgacctccccgccgccgcgctcctcttCCACTCAAACCCGTGCCccgtcgccgccacctcgctcgtcgccgcgcacgccgccgcgggccgcctccccgccgccgtctccttCTTCGACGCCgtcccgcccgcgcgccgcgacACCGTCCTCCACAACGCCGTGATCTCGGCGTACGCCCGCGCgtcccgcgccgcgcccgcggtCGCCGTGTTCCGCTCGCTGCTCGCCTCCGGCTTCCTTCGGCCCGACGACTACTCATTCACCGCGCTCCTGAGCGCAGCAGCCCACCTGCCCAACCTCTCTGTCCGGCACTGTGCACAGCTACGCTGCTCGGTGCTCAAGTCTGGCGCCGGGAGTGCCTTGTCGGTGTGCAACGCGCTCATTGCGCTGTACATGAAATGTGACGCGCCCGGAGCGACGCGAGACGCACGGAAGTTGCTTGACGAAATGCCGGCTAAGGATGAACTGACGTGGACTACTATGGTCGTCGGGTATGTTAGGAGAGGCGATATTTGTGCTGCGAGATCAATTTTTGAGGAGGTTGATGGGAAGTTTGATGTCGTGTGGAATGCCATGATCTCAGGATATGTGCAATCAGGATTGGTTGAGGAGGCATTTGAGCTGTTCAGAAGGATGGTGCTAGGAAGGGTGCCTCTTGATGAGTTCACATTTACTAGTGTTCTGAGTGCTTGTGCAAATGCTGGGTTCTTTGTGCTTGGGAAGTCTGTCCATGGTCTGATCATTCGGTTGCAGCCAGATTTTGTGCCTGAGGCAGCTTTGCCTGTTAACAATGCATTGGTGACCTTGTACTCGAAGGGTGGGAAGATTGCTGTTGCCAAAAGGATATTCGACAGTATGAAATCGAAGGACGTCGTTTCTTGGAACACCATTTTGTCAGGGTATGTTGAGAGCAACTGTTTAGACAAGGCAGTTGAGGTATTTAAGGAGATGCCTTATAAAAATGAGTTGTCATGGATGGTGATGGTCTCAGGATATGTCCATGGAGGGCATGCAGAAGATGCACTTAAGCTGTTTAACTGGATGAGGGCTGAGGATGTAAAGCCATGTGATTACACCTATGCTGGTGCTATAGCTGCATGTGGTGAACTTGGGGCACTGAAGCATGGGAAGCAGCTCCATGGGCATCTTGTGCAGCTTGGTTTTGAGGGGAGCAATTCTGCAGGAAATGCACTCATTACCATGTATGCTAAATGTGGTGCTGTGAAAGAAGTTCATCTTGTGTTCCTTGTAATGCCCAATGTTGATTCTGTTTCATGGAATGCTATGATCTCAGCTCTTGGGCAACATGGACATGGAAGAGAGGCACTTGATCTTTTTGATCAGATGGTTGCTGAAGGCATGTATCCAGATAGGATTTCCTATCTCACAGTATTGACAGCTTGCAATCATGCTGGTTTGGTGGATGAAGGCTTTCATTATTTCGAGTTCATGAAGAGGGAATTTGGCATTATCCCTGGAGAAGATCACTACGCGCGGCTGATTGATTTGCTTGGTCGGGCTGGACGAATTGGAGAAGCTAGAGATTTGATCAAGACAATACCTTTTGAGCCCACCCCATCCATTTGGGAGGCCATTCTTTCTGGTTGCCGGACTAACGGAGATATGGAACTTGGTGCTTATGCTGCAGACCAGCTTTTTAAGATGACACCACAGCACGATGGCACATACATCCTACTGTCCAACACTTACTCAGCTGCAGGACGTTGGGTAGATGCTGCAAGAGTAAGGAAGCTAATGCGTGATCGAGGGGTAAAGAAAGAACCAGGGTGCAGTTGGATAGAAGTGGGAAACAAAGTTCATGTATTTCTTGTTGGTGACACAAAACATCCAGAAGCACATGAAGTTTACCACTTCCTTGAAATGGTTGGTGCTAAGATGAGAAAGCTCGGATATCTTCCTGATACAAAGGTTGTGTTGCATGACATGGAGCCTCATCAGAAGGAGCATATATTATTTGCACATAGTGAGAGGCTGGCGGTTGGTTTTGGACTCATAAAGCTgcctcctggagctacggttaCAGTTCTTAAGAACTTGAAAATATGTGCTGATTGTCATGCGGCAATAATGTTCATGTCGAAGGCGGTCGGAAGGGAGATTGTTGTTAGAGATGTTAGGCGATTTCACCATTTCAAAGATGGAGAATGTTCATGTGGTAACTATTGGTGA